The following coding sequences are from one Parabacteroides pacaensis window:
- the coaBC gene encoding bifunctional phosphopantothenoylcysteine decarboxylase/phosphopantothenate--cysteine ligase CoaBC, with the protein MLQGKKIVLGITGSIAAYKTAYLIRALIKKGAEVQIVITPAGKEFITPITLSALTSKPVISEFFSNRDGTWNSHVDLGLWADVMVIAPATASTIGKMANGVADNMLVTTYLSMKAPVFVAPAMDLDMFAHPATQKNLEILRSYGNHIIEPAEGELASHLVGKGRMEEPDKIVELLERFFAPSGLLAKKKVLITAGPTYEKIDPVRFIGNYSSGKMGFALAEACASCGAEVTLIAGPVSLSTHHPGIQRINVESAEEMYKASLKVFPEMDAAILCAAVADYRPSQRAMEKIKRETMETMTLQLVPNKDIAASLGAIKHPHQILAGFALETTDEQLHAAAKLKKKNLDFIVLNSLNDRGAGFGYDTNKITILTRHGESTVYPLKSKREVAYDIVTKLAEYL; encoded by the coding sequence ATGTTACAAGGAAAGAAGATTGTATTAGGTATAACAGGCAGTATTGCAGCTTATAAAACTGCTTATCTTATCCGAGCCTTGATAAAGAAAGGGGCGGAAGTACAGATTGTCATTACCCCGGCAGGAAAAGAATTTATTACGCCCATTACTTTGTCTGCGCTGACTAGTAAACCTGTAATTAGTGAGTTTTTCTCTAATCGTGACGGAACGTGGAATAGCCATGTGGATTTGGGGCTTTGGGCCGATGTAATGGTAATTGCCCCGGCTACAGCTTCAACCATTGGGAAAATGGCAAATGGAGTGGCTGATAATATGCTTGTTACTACTTATCTTTCTATGAAAGCACCTGTTTTTGTAGCTCCGGCAATGGATTTGGATATGTTTGCTCATCCGGCTACTCAAAAAAATCTGGAAATACTTCGTTCTTATGGAAATCATATTATTGAACCGGCTGAAGGAGAGTTGGCAAGCCATTTGGTAGGAAAGGGACGGATGGAAGAACCGGATAAAATTGTGGAATTGCTGGAAAGGTTCTTTGCTCCCAGCGGTCTTCTTGCAAAAAAAAAAGTGCTGATAACCGCAGGACCTACTTATGAGAAAATAGATCCGGTACGTTTTATCGGTAATTATTCTTCTGGTAAGATGGGGTTTGCTTTGGCGGAAGCCTGTGCATCTTGTGGAGCCGAGGTAACGTTGATAGCAGGGCCGGTATCACTTTCCACTCATCATCCGGGAATACAACGTATCAATGTGGAAAGTGCTGAAGAAATGTATAAGGCTTCTTTAAAGGTTTTCCCGGAAATGGATGCCGCTATTCTCTGTGCTGCGGTAGCGGATTATCGTCCTAGTCAACGAGCTATGGAAAAAATTAAACGGGAAACCATGGAGACTATGACGCTTCAGCTAGTTCCTAATAAAGATATTGCAGCCTCTTTAGGAGCAATCAAACACCCCCATCAGATATTAGCTGGATTTGCTTTGGAGACAACCGATGAGCAATTGCATGCCGCTGCTAAGCTAAAGAAGAAAAACCTGGATTTTATTGTCCTTAATTCCTTGAATGACAGGGGAGCAGGTTTCGGATATGATACGAATAAAATTACAATTCTTACCAGACACGGGGAGAGTACGGTTTATCCGTTAAAAAGTAAGCGGGAAGTAGCTTATGATATAGTGACCAAGCTGGCTGAATACCTGTAA